The following coding sequences lie in one Lolium perenne isolate Kyuss_39 chromosome 2, Kyuss_2.0, whole genome shotgun sequence genomic window:
- the LOC127333290 gene encoding GDSL esterase/lipase At4g10955-like, with product MASSTDLTDRFDESGPTHMMPTGGTSARKIDWESEEHRRCIAACIVKGTYVLESDRTMCRQGLQAKALAPAWWESFHFHLKDVLTDDSFKHRGDKFIFGAIYEYAAPAGAPPRHPSAPQYVVAFRGTMMRHPKAIQDVYLDGKIVLNCLKGSNRSQRAHAKVHALLAGIAKRKESCVVWLAGHSLGASLALDVGRTTMEHQGLGLPTFLFNPPHVASTQAINLLQPSELAKNDLYAASNLLKAGLGVILSPHRKRMEKLFQQLSPWAPKLYVHEKDFICQGFIDYFQQRERMEERFRGAAKSAMTLSYRDMFHHLVGHDKERPHLLPSATLWKNSRIDDASWLTTRSNAHGLQQWWKSDAQLTLSPRHYTYPVA from the exons ATGGCTTCGAGTACCGACCTCACCGACCGCTTCGACGAGTCTGGGCCGACTCATATGATGCCCACCGGTGGTACTTCTGCGAGGAAGATTGACTG GGAGAGCGAAGAGCACCGCCGGTGCATCGCCGCCTGCATCGTCAAAGGCACTTACGTCCTGGAGAGCGACAGAACCATGTGCAGGCAGGGCCTGCAGGCCAAGGCGCTAGCGCCGGCGTGGTGGGAGAGCTTTCACTTCCACCTCAAGGACGTGCTCACGGACGACTCTTTCAAGCACAGGGGGGACAAGTTCATCTTCGGCGCCATCTACGAGTACGCCGCCCCGGCGGGTGCGCCGCCGCGCCACCCATCAGCTCCGCAGTACGTCGTCGCCTTCCGCGGTACCATGATGCGGCACCCCAAGGCGATACAAGACGTTTACCTTGACGGCAAAATAGTGCTCAACTGCCTAAAGGGAAGCAATCGCTCCCAGCGAGCACACGCCAAGGTCCACGCGCTCCTCGCCGGCATTGCCAAACGGAAAGAGAGCTGCGTCGTCTGGCTCGCCGGCCACTCTCTCGGCGCATCGCTGGCGCTGGACGTGGGGCGGACTACGATGGAGCATCAGGGGCTGGGCCTCCCGACCTTCCTCTTCAACCCCCCGCATGTGGCATCGACACAGGCCATAAACCTGCTTCAACCGTCGGAGCTGGCCAAGAATGACCTGTACGCCGCGAGCAACCTCCTCAAGGCCGGCCTCGGGGTGATCCTCAGTCCCCACCGGAAGCGCATGGAGAAGCTGTTCCAACAGCTGTCGCCGTGGGCGCCCAAGCTGTACGTGCACGAGAAGGACTTCATCTGCCAGGGTTTCATCGACTACTTCCAACAGAGGGAACGGATGGAGGAGCGCTTTCGCGGCGCCGCCAAGTCGGCCATGACGCTGTCGTACCGTGACATGTTCCACCACCTCGTCGGCCATGACAAGGAGCGCCCGCACCTCCTGCCATCAGCAACGCTGTGGAAGAACTCCAGAATTGACGACGCGAGCTGGCTCACCACGCGGTCCAACGCGCACGGCCTCCAGCAGTGGTGGAAATCCGACGCCCAGCTCACCTTGAGCCCCAGGCATTACACATACCCTGTAGCATAG